One segment of Paenibacillus sp. FSL R7-0337 DNA contains the following:
- the yycF gene encoding response regulator YycF, translating to MQMGTILVVDDEQPIADILKFNLEKEGYEVICAFDGNSAVELALSKRPDLMLLDLMLPGKDGMDVCREVRSAHLDIPIIMLTAKDGEIDKVLGLELGADDYVTKPFSTRELLARVKAQMRRQHKPSQSEAPSEAVESKQGVYHFGLFIDTDMYMVYKDSEPLDLTHREYELLYYMIRHAGKVMTREHLLQAVWGFEYFGDVRTVDVTIRRLREKIEENPSKPEYIHTRRGLGYLMHSPKNGGL from the coding sequence ATGCAAATGGGAACGATTCTGGTAGTGGATGATGAACAACCTATTGCTGATATATTGAAATTCAATCTGGAAAAAGAGGGCTACGAGGTCATCTGCGCCTTCGACGGCAACAGTGCGGTGGAGCTGGCTCTGTCCAAACGCCCCGATCTGATGCTGCTGGATCTGATGCTGCCCGGCAAGGACGGAATGGATGTCTGCCGTGAGGTGCGCTCTGCCCATCTGGATATTCCTATCATTATGCTTACCGCTAAGGATGGGGAGATCGATAAAGTGCTGGGTCTTGAGCTTGGTGCGGATGATTATGTGACCAAGCCGTTCAGTACCCGTGAGCTGCTGGCCAGGGTTAAGGCCCAAATGCGTCGCCAGCATAAGCCATCCCAATCGGAAGCGCCTAGTGAGGCGGTGGAGAGCAAGCAAGGGGTCTATCATTTCGGATTATTCATTGATACGGATATGTATATGGTCTACAAGGATAGTGAGCCGCTGGATCTGACGCACCGTGAATATGAGCTGCTCTATTATATGATCCGCCATGCGGGCAAGGTAATGACCCGGGAGCATCTGCTGCAGGCTGTGTGGGGCTTCGAATATTTCGGCGATGTGCGGACAGTGGATGTGACCATCCGCCGGCTCAGAGAAAAAATTGAGGAGAATCCTAGCAAACCGGAGTATATTCATACCCGGCGCGGACTCGGTTATTTGATGCATAGCCCCAAAAACGGAGGGTTGTAA
- a CDS encoding peptidoglycan DD-metalloendopeptidase family protein, with protein MKGFKFIRRMGNLRNRVEASTGSGAAGEQGTDAMTSGEPRVFQPEMKSRRRRRSWLLASAGLVLLTTFLVGAQKKHVTANTITYYKVLVNGEEIGALNQQAELNKLFEEKRREYQLKYPDSVMVLQTGGITTEAERAYKPEVNSEATLDKLDGMLKAYAVGVQLAVDGEPLGIVKDQETAAAVLQAVKAHYAPQNAAAPGAKLKKTAAKVGAAGSAANDQVESVKIREEVNVVPVKADPNKVLSVEEAVKVLTEGREAPLRYAVQEGDTVSAIASRFNITQAEIFRNNPEVKELSLQIGDELQLTVPQPDLTVVTVEQVTEEVVTEPEVIIRKSDQLPAGKRKVVRPGQTGLKTMQYRLTKENGQVVQEEWLGQSVVKASLPEVVYSGTKVVGEGTGMFAWPVSGAMISSSYGERWGRTHKGVDLVSGNRTIKSADAGTVSFAGVQNGYGNVVIVNHNNGYVTYYGHLSSISVSTGQKLGQGSSIGIMGSTGRSTGTHLHFEIRKNGTAINPMKYLK; from the coding sequence ATGAAAGGATTTAAGTTTATACGCCGGATGGGGAACCTGCGGAACCGCGTAGAAGCATCCACAGGATCTGGTGCAGCAGGTGAACAAGGTACAGATGCAATGACTTCGGGTGAACCCCGTGTCTTTCAGCCGGAGATGAAATCCCGTCGCCGCCGGCGGTCATGGCTGCTGGCTTCAGCCGGTCTGGTTCTGCTGACCACCTTCCTCGTGGGGGCACAGAAGAAGCATGTAACAGCGAATACAATAACCTACTACAAGGTGCTGGTGAACGGCGAGGAGATTGGTGCGCTGAACCAGCAGGCGGAGTTGAACAAGCTGTTCGAGGAGAAGAGACGGGAATATCAGCTCAAGTATCCTGACTCTGTGATGGTCCTGCAGACTGGAGGTATTACTACCGAGGCCGAGCGGGCCTACAAGCCGGAGGTGAACAGCGAGGCTACACTGGACAAGCTGGATGGGATGCTCAAGGCTTATGCCGTAGGCGTACAACTGGCTGTGGATGGTGAACCGCTGGGGATCGTGAAGGATCAGGAGACAGCGGCGGCAGTGCTTCAGGCCGTTAAGGCGCATTACGCTCCGCAGAATGCGGCAGCTCCGGGGGCGAAGCTGAAGAAGACGGCGGCCAAGGTGGGAGCGGCTGGTTCAGCCGCCAATGATCAGGTGGAGTCAGTCAAGATCCGGGAGGAAGTGAACGTCGTTCCGGTGAAGGCAGATCCCAATAAGGTGCTTAGTGTAGAAGAAGCAGTGAAGGTACTCACCGAAGGCAGGGAAGCGCCGCTCCGCTATGCAGTTCAGGAAGGCGACACAGTCTCTGCTATTGCTTCCCGGTTCAACATTACCCAGGCGGAGATTTTCCGCAATAATCCTGAGGTGAAGGAGCTTAGTCTGCAGATTGGAGATGAATTGCAGCTAACGGTGCCGCAGCCTGACCTTACGGTAGTGACCGTAGAACAGGTAACTGAAGAGGTGGTTACGGAGCCTGAGGTTATTATCCGCAAGAGCGACCAGCTGCCGGCAGGCAAGCGTAAGGTTGTCCGACCCGGACAAACCGGGCTCAAAACGATGCAGTACAGGCTGACCAAAGAGAACGGACAGGTGGTTCAGGAGGAGTGGCTGGGTCAGAGCGTGGTAAAGGCTTCTCTGCCTGAAGTGGTCTATTCCGGTACCAAGGTTGTAGGTGAAGGAACAGGAATGTTCGCCTGGCCGGTTAGCGGAGCGATGATCTCCAGCAGCTACGGCGAGCGTTGGGGACGCACACACAAGGGAGTCGATCTGGTATCGGGCAACCGAACCATCAAGTCTGCGGATGCTGGGACGGTAAGCTTCGCCGGCGTGCAGAACGGTTACGGCAATGTGGTGATCGTTAACCATAACAACGGATACGTTACGTACTACGGGCATTTAAGCAGTATCTCGGTCTCAACCGGACAGAAGCTGGGACAGGGCAGTTCCATCGGCATTATGGGCAGCACCGGGCGCTCGACGGGGACGCACCTGCATTTCGAGATCCGTAAGAACGGGACGGCCATCAATCCGATGAAATACCTAAAGTAA